In Zobellia roscoffensis, the following are encoded in one genomic region:
- the yidD gene encoding membrane protein insertion efficiency factor YidD, with translation MVAPFVFLVRFYQLAISPYTPATCRYSPTCSQYTLEALKKHGLFKGGWLAIKRIFSCNPWGGKGYDPIP, from the coding sequence ATGGTAGCTCCTTTCGTATTTCTAGTAAGGTTTTATCAACTCGCCATCTCCCCATACACACCTGCAACTTGTCGCTACTCTCCTACTTGCTCGCAATACACCCTTGAGGCCTTGAAAAAACATGGCCTATTTAAAGGAGGTTGGTTAGCTATTAAACGTATATTTAGCTGTAATCCATGGGGAGGGAAAGGTTACGACCCCATACCTTAA